In the genome of Bremerella sp. JC817, one region contains:
- a CDS encoding MotA/TolQ/ExbB proton channel family protein, with translation MYFKFKCPECGQSLKVRQELAGQKRNCPYCKKTVHIPRVEDVPEELPSLDSPSLPDLGNDPLSGGGGGLGGLDLGNLQTDSISTRNAPAKGAAGKKPATPPAAKKQAAASNTSAESGEFTDPSDVGLLSTGLIGFVSMLVFMGLMYPSKGTYIGGLFWEGGMQGVVIQALSTFLFFWAIAILWKKHRKIARQRDYLLMDVLPTDISNEIRVDTLDRYVENIRGLPGEHGESFLINRVLRGLQHFRVRQSASDTATMMASQSEIDSNNVASSYTPLKVLIWAIPTMGFIGTVLGISLAVASLAGALSGDDPKQLLASLREMFSGLGTAFNTTLVALVMSMIIKFPMSSLQKSEEGVLNWVDEYCNENLLRRLVDGREKVEDKPNSPYDTKVFRRAVEEAMATQQAELESWVKKLELVGQTITEQTSKGWDEINGKILNSQEETTNKLMEVVSAKTIDMQKRQEEQQTLMQDQLNQMQEVAAQLQNTLGQLASAAVDSHIKVNETMTDTSDRLEKYLGGVEQGLSGLAEVLNKLGNETVVVQQVETAGANGGGGGGWFGFGGGSKAKTRRNGRR, from the coding sequence ATGTATTTCAAGTTCAAGTGTCCTGAGTGCGGCCAGTCGCTCAAGGTCCGTCAAGAGTTGGCTGGTCAGAAGCGAAATTGCCCCTACTGCAAGAAGACGGTCCATATTCCTCGCGTTGAAGATGTTCCGGAAGAATTGCCGTCGCTGGATTCCCCCTCGCTGCCCGACCTGGGCAACGACCCACTTTCGGGTGGCGGTGGTGGCCTGGGTGGTCTCGACCTGGGGAATCTGCAGACCGACTCGATTTCGACGCGCAACGCCCCGGCAAAGGGTGCCGCCGGCAAAAAGCCAGCCACCCCGCCAGCCGCTAAGAAACAAGCTGCGGCCAGCAATACCTCGGCCGAAAGTGGCGAGTTCACCGACCCCAGCGACGTCGGCCTGTTGAGCACCGGCCTGATCGGCTTCGTCTCGATGCTGGTCTTCATGGGGCTGATGTATCCGTCCAAGGGGACCTACATCGGTGGTCTGTTCTGGGAAGGTGGAATGCAGGGGGTCGTCATTCAGGCCCTCAGTACGTTCCTGTTCTTCTGGGCGATCGCCATTCTGTGGAAGAAACATCGCAAGATCGCTCGTCAGCGCGACTATCTGCTGATGGACGTTCTGCCGACCGATATCTCGAACGAAATCCGCGTCGATACGCTCGATCGTTACGTCGAAAACATCCGCGGCCTGCCAGGCGAACATGGCGAAAGCTTTTTGATCAACCGCGTGCTGCGAGGTTTGCAGCACTTCCGCGTGCGTCAAAGTGCTTCGGACACCGCGACCATGATGGCTTCGCAGTCGGAAATCGACTCGAACAACGTTGCCTCGAGCTACACGCCATTGAAGGTGCTGATCTGGGCTATCCCGACGATGGGTTTTATCGGGACGGTGCTCGGTATTAGTCTCGCGGTGGCCTCGCTCGCCGGTGCCTTGTCGGGCGACGATCCGAAACAGCTCCTTGCCTCGCTGCGTGAAATGTTCAGCGGTCTGGGTACGGCGTTTAATACCACGCTGGTCGCCCTGGTGATGAGCATGATCATCAAGTTCCCAATGTCTTCGCTGCAGAAGAGCGAAGAAGGGGTGCTGAACTGGGTCGACGAGTACTGCAACGAAAACCTCCTGCGTCGCCTGGTCGACGGTCGCGAAAAGGTCGAAGACAAGCCAAACTCGCCTTACGATACCAAGGTCTTCCGCCGTGCGGTCGAAGAGGCGATGGCAACCCAACAGGCCGAGCTCGAGTCTTGGGTGAAGAAGCTGGAGTTGGTCGGCCAAACGATTACCGAACAGACCTCGAAGGGCTGGGACGAGATCAATGGCAAGATCCTCAACAGCCAGGAAGAGACCACCAACAAGCTGATGGAAGTGGTCAGCGCCAAGACGATCGACATGCAGAAGCGTCAGGAAGAACAGCAGACGCTGATGCAGGATCAGTTGAACCAGATGCAGGAAGTGGCCGCTCAGTTACAGAACACGCTTGGCCAACTGGCCAGCGCCGCGGTCGATTCGCATATCAAGGTCAACGAAACGATGACCGACACCTCGGACCGTCTCGAGAAGTATCTCGGCGGCGTCGAACAGGGTCTCAGCGGTTTGGCCGAAGTGCTCAACAAGCTGGGCAACGAAACGGTCGTCGTGCAGCAAGTCGAAACGGCTGGCGCCAATGGTGGCGGCGGCGGTGGCTGGTTCGGATTCGGTGGTGGCAGCAAAGCCAAGACACGCCGAAACGGGAGACGATAA